The following proteins are co-located in the Cupriavidus pauculus genome:
- the tssG gene encoding type VI secretion system baseplate subunit TssG, producing MHFFRLCELLELADPARAPLGTTDSPAHEPVRFRASGRLGFPGREIDTVEIDADAPARPPTVRTTFLGLHGVDARMPSYFVDEVAQRRDGAEPLAAFLDLFHHRIVTQFYRAGRKYRYPVGFRKDGGDEVSRYLLSFLGLGLAPRPGGRDVPTQTLLSMLGLASQRTRTAEGLAGVLQHAVPDAAIRVEEFHPVWIRIDTPEPMPLGENCVLGRGFRDRANTVRVVITPSARETVLDLVPGRPMHRAVMALLRFYLGHEADAQLEMHVRRPLMPAPKLNAPDVRLGYTSQLPAPTPDADGPPGRLTRVRLGTWRGSMPPASHPHEPIGTTR from the coding sequence ATGCATTTCTTCCGGCTGTGCGAACTGCTGGAACTGGCCGACCCGGCGCGCGCCCCGCTGGGCACCACCGATTCGCCGGCCCACGAGCCGGTGCGGTTCCGCGCGAGCGGGCGGCTCGGGTTCCCGGGGCGCGAGATCGACACGGTGGAGATCGACGCCGACGCGCCCGCCCGGCCGCCGACGGTCCGCACCACGTTCCTGGGCCTGCATGGCGTGGACGCGCGCATGCCATCGTATTTCGTCGACGAGGTCGCGCAGCGCCGCGATGGCGCCGAGCCGCTGGCGGCGTTCCTGGACCTGTTCCACCACCGCATCGTCACGCAGTTCTATCGCGCGGGGCGCAAGTATCGCTATCCGGTGGGCTTTCGCAAGGACGGCGGCGACGAGGTGTCGCGCTACCTGCTCAGTTTCCTGGGCCTGGGCCTGGCGCCCCGGCCGGGCGGGCGCGACGTGCCCACGCAGACGCTGCTGTCGATGCTCGGGCTGGCCAGCCAGCGCACGCGCACGGCGGAGGGGCTGGCCGGCGTGCTGCAGCACGCGGTGCCGGACGCGGCGATCCGGGTGGAGGAATTCCATCCGGTCTGGATCCGCATCGACACGCCGGAGCCGATGCCGCTGGGCGAGAACTGTGTGCTGGGGCGCGGCTTCCGCGACCGGGCCAATACCGTGCGGGTGGTGATCACGCCGTCGGCGCGCGAGACGGTGCTGGACCTCGTGCCCGGCCGGCCGATGCACCGCGCGGTCATGGCGCTGCTGCGCTTCTACCTGGGCCACGAAGCCGATGCCCAGCTCGAAATGCACGTGCGCCGGCCGCTGATGCCGGCGCCGAAGCTCAACGCGCCGGACGTCCGCCTTGGCTACACGTCGCAACTGCCGGCACCGACGCCTGATGCCGACGGCCCGCCCGGGCGACTGACCCGCGTAAGGCTGGGCACATGGCGGGGCAGCATGCCGCCGGCCAGCCATCCGCATGAACCGATAGGAACCACAAGATGA
- the tssF gene encoding type VI secretion system baseplate subunit TssF — protein sequence MSQFTQDNDILRYYEAEMRYLREAGKEFAQAFPDRARMLNIDRIGERDPHVERLFEGFAFLMGRLRHKLDDELPELTEGLVSMLWPHYLRMIPSLSILEMIPAAGTLQRHETLPAGLEVVSDPVPLDAHGGPADTVSCTYRTTQPVDLYPLRMAEAGTYAREDGRSVIRLRLALQVQSRREQRDVPRLRMYLHADRPVALALHAALTAPPLAVQVRMPGHPSDRPGAPQPMPGLRLEPVGFGPAERLWPKADNAFGGYQLLLEYFTFPEKFMFIDLVGLDLDAVPDDSAFVDIEIVLAKPFPDDMRFTADNIRLYCTPIINLFDLEADPITVNQFDTEYRVRAMEHHGKHVEPYSVDTVRGFEAETGARFEYAPFAAFRHRGGMLRHEMPERYFHTRMRRGPSGRFDTWLVLGGHAWEHKDALPRETLSLSVTGTNGMLPRKGLREAGITRMRGGFTHIAAVRNLTAPTLPVYPPTRDRFHWRVLSHLAPNYLSLLDAEVLRGSLALYDWTDGELNRRRIDGIRHVRHRPLQKLVRGGLLRGVEIEVTLDSTRFAGEGDIGLFGELLNRFLSLYATVNLYTRLVIVSQPSGKRQQWPDSKGEGAPF from the coding sequence ATGAGCCAATTCACCCAAGACAACGACATCCTTCGCTACTACGAAGCCGAAATGCGCTACCTGCGCGAGGCGGGCAAGGAGTTTGCCCAGGCCTTCCCGGACCGCGCGCGCATGCTCAACATCGACCGGATCGGCGAGCGCGATCCCCACGTGGAGCGATTGTTCGAGGGCTTCGCGTTCCTGATGGGCCGGCTGCGGCACAAGCTGGACGACGAACTGCCGGAGCTGACCGAGGGGCTGGTCAGCATGCTGTGGCCGCACTACCTGCGCATGATCCCGTCGCTGTCGATCCTGGAGATGATCCCGGCGGCCGGCACGCTGCAGCGGCACGAGACGCTGCCGGCCGGGCTGGAAGTCGTGTCCGATCCCGTGCCGCTGGACGCCCACGGCGGCCCGGCCGACACCGTGTCGTGCACGTACCGCACGACCCAGCCCGTCGATCTCTACCCGCTGCGCATGGCCGAGGCCGGCACCTATGCGCGCGAGGATGGCCGCTCGGTGATCCGCCTGCGGCTGGCCCTGCAGGTCCAGTCGCGGCGGGAGCAGCGCGACGTGCCGCGCCTGCGGATGTACCTGCATGCCGACCGGCCCGTGGCGCTGGCGCTTCATGCCGCGCTGACCGCGCCGCCGCTGGCCGTGCAGGTGCGCATGCCGGGGCATCCGTCCGACCGGCCGGGCGCGCCCCAGCCGATGCCGGGGCTGCGGCTGGAGCCGGTGGGCTTTGGCCCCGCCGAGCGGCTCTGGCCCAAGGCCGACAACGCGTTCGGCGGCTACCAGTTGCTGCTCGAATACTTCACGTTCCCCGAGAAGTTCATGTTCATCGACCTCGTCGGCCTCGACCTGGACGCCGTGCCCGACGACAGCGCCTTCGTCGACATCGAGATCGTGCTGGCGAAGCCGTTTCCGGACGACATGCGGTTCACGGCCGACAATATCCGGCTCTACTGCACGCCGATCATCAACCTGTTCGACCTGGAAGCCGACCCGATCACGGTCAACCAGTTCGACACCGAGTACCGCGTGCGGGCCATGGAGCACCACGGCAAGCACGTGGAGCCGTACTCGGTGGATACCGTGCGCGGCTTCGAGGCCGAGACAGGCGCGCGCTTCGAGTACGCGCCGTTCGCGGCGTTCCGGCACCGGGGCGGCATGCTGCGCCACGAGATGCCCGAGCGCTACTTCCACACGCGGATGCGGCGCGGGCCGTCGGGCCGCTTCGACACGTGGCTGGTGCTGGGCGGCCATGCCTGGGAGCACAAGGACGCGCTGCCCCGCGAGACGCTGTCGCTGTCGGTGACCGGCACCAACGGCATGCTGCCGCGCAAGGGGCTGCGCGAGGCCGGCATCACGCGGATGCGCGGCGGCTTTACCCATATCGCGGCGGTGCGCAACCTGACCGCGCCCACGCTGCCCGTCTACCCGCCGACGCGGGACCGCTTCCATTGGCGCGTGCTGTCGCATCTGGCGCCCAACTACCTGTCGCTGCTCGACGCCGAGGTGCTGCGCGGCAGCCTGGCGCTCTACGACTGGACCGACGGCGAGCTGAACCGTCGCCGGATCGACGGCATCCGGCACGTGCGCCACCGGCCGTTGCAGAAGCTGGTGCGCGGCGGCCTGCTGCGTGGCGTGGAGATCGAGGTGACGCTGGACAGCACGCGGTTTGCGGGAGAGGGCGACATCGGCCTGTTCGGCGAACTGCTGAACCGCTTCCTGTCGCTGTATGCCACCGTGAACCTGTACACGCGGCTGGTCATCGTGTCGCAGCCCAGCGGCAAGCGGCAGCAATGGCCCGACAGCAAGGGCGAGGGGGCACCGTTTTGA